From Leptospira limi, one genomic window encodes:
- a CDS encoding Dps family protein produces MKINIGIPEEERSAISESLKKLLADTYTLYQKTHSYHWNVTGPMFQTLHLLFMTQYTELWNAIDPIAERVRSLGYYAPMGGWEFAKYSSISEDKEVPKAKDMIKNLVEGNEAVIRTARAAYAPAEKGNDQATLDLLTQRLDIHEKTAWMLRSLLEE; encoded by the coding sequence ATGAAAATTAATATTGGAATTCCAGAAGAAGAGAGAAGTGCTATTTCCGAATCTTTAAAAAAACTGTTAGCTGATACATACACTCTCTACCAAAAAACACACAGTTACCATTGGAATGTTACAGGGCCGATGTTCCAAACATTACACCTTCTTTTTATGACCCAATACACAGAACTCTGGAATGCAATTGATCCAATTGCAGAACGAGTCCGCTCTCTCGGGTATTATGCACCAATGGGTGGATGGGAATTTGCAAAGTATTCTAGTATTTCAGAAGACAAAGAAGTTCCAAAAGCAAAAGATATGATCAAAAATTTAGTGGAAGGGAACGAAGCCGTGATTCGCACAGCACGAGCAGCCTATGCTCCTGCAGAAAAGGGAAATGACCAAGCAACCTTGGATCTATTAACACAAAGACTCGACATTCACGAAAAAACAGCTTGGATGTTACGTTCGTTACTCGAAGAATAA
- a CDS encoding alpha/beta fold hydrolase: MKLTYKVYPFQSSDPKKKSIGDIVILHGLFGSSKNWVTVARFLSEFGQVYAIDQRNHGDSPHSDEHSIPLMADDLETFLNDLKIQNPILLGHSMGGLVAMYFDLMHPGILSRLIIQDIAPRSYPFAYDNEILSMSFPLSGFNTRTEIDTEMAKYVKDTFIRQFLQMSLERKEDGSYHWKLNVEGINHARRVFDDVFSFDRISNTRTLFLLGGNSEFIKESDLSIMDRFFKNNVKVKIEGGGHYIHFTHQKVFLEELGNWLQNEFV, encoded by the coding sequence GTGAAATTAACTTACAAAGTTTATCCATTTCAAAGTTCCGATCCAAAAAAAAAGTCAATCGGTGATATAGTCATTTTACATGGGTTATTTGGATCTTCAAAAAACTGGGTGACAGTCGCCAGATTTTTATCCGAGTTTGGTCAAGTTTATGCGATTGACCAAAGGAATCATGGTGATTCTCCGCACAGTGACGAACATTCCATACCTCTCATGGCAGATGATTTGGAAACTTTCCTAAATGATTTAAAAATCCAAAATCCGATTTTACTCGGCCATTCAATGGGTGGTCTTGTGGCGATGTATTTTGATTTGATGCACCCGGGTATTCTCAGTCGACTCATCATACAAGACATTGCACCAAGGTCTTATCCGTTTGCGTATGACAATGAGATTTTGTCTATGTCATTTCCACTCAGTGGATTTAATACACGTACGGAAATTGATACGGAAATGGCGAAGTATGTGAAAGATACGTTTATCCGCCAATTTTTACAGATGAGTTTAGAACGAAAAGAAGATGGTTCCTATCATTGGAAATTGAATGTAGAAGGAATCAATCACGCTAGAAGAGTTTTTGATGATGTATTTTCATTTGATAGAATTTCTAATACTAGGACATTGTTTTTGTTAGGTGGGAATTCCGAATTCATAAAAGAATCTGATCTTTCAATAATGGATCGGTTTTTTAAAAATAATGTAAAAGTAAAAATTGAAGGTGGTGGGCATTATATTCACTTTACCCACCAAAAAGTATTTTTGGAAGAACTTGGAAATTGGTTACAAAACGAGTTTGTTTGA